GACAATCGGTCCGTCATCATTCCGGGCTACACACATCTTCAACGGGCTCAGCCCGTTTACTTCGCACATCACCTTCTCGCGTATGTAGAGATGTTCGATCGCGACGTCGATCGCCTCAGCGGCTGCTTCTCACGGTTGAATGTCTGTCCGCTCGGCGCAGGCGCGCTTGCGGGGTCGACTCTTCCACTCGACCGCGCGCTCGTTGCGGTGACACTCGGATTCGTTGACAACAAAGGCAAGCCGCGCATCTCCCAGAATTCAATGGATGCCGTAAGCGACCGCGACTTCGCCGTCGAGTTTTGCGCGCACGCTGCCCTGCTTGCAGTGCACATGTCCCGGCTGGCTGAAGATCTCATCCTGTGGGCGAGCAGCGAATTCAGCTTCATTCGCATTTCCGACGCCTACACCACCGGTTCGTCATTGATGCCGCAAAAGAAAAATCCGGATATCGCGGAACTCACGCGCGGGAAGAGCGGCCGCGTCATTGGCAATCTCGTGTCGCTGCTCACGTTGCTCAAAGGTCTGCCAATGACCTACAACCGCGACCTGCAGGAGGACAAGGAGCGCCTGTTCGACAGCGTCGACACCGTTCGCGCGACGGTTCGAATCGTCGCCGCGATGCTGGGAAACATCGAAGTCGACGCGCGGGCGTGTCGGGCTGCGGCCGCCGATTCCACGCTGCTGGCAACGGATTTGGCGGATTATCTCGTGCGCAAGGGCATGCCGTTCCGGCAGGCGCATCATGCCGTGGGCGCGTTGGTCGCATTGGCGGAAAAAAGCGGAAAACCATTGAACGCTCTCAGCCTTCAGGAATATCAATCGGTTGACGCCTTGTTCGAGGCTGATGTGCTGAAAAGCTTTGATCTGGACAAGGCAATGACACGACGCGAGCTGACGGGCGCTCCCGGATCAAAGGAAGTGGCCCGGCAGATTGCAGCGTGGCGCAAGCGCTTGAGCTGAGCTGAGCTGGAGTGAATCGGCTGCAAGCTGGATTTGTGCGGGGGAGTTCGCGATGATTCAGGCGTGCCGAATCCGCCGACGTCACGCGAAATGCTCACAAACCTGTTGGAACAGGTTTCGCGTTCATTCTACCTGACGCTGCGGGTCTTGCCTTCCGACATCCGTCCACAGATCGGCCTCGCATATTTGCTCGCACGCACCACCGACACCGTTGCGGACACCACCCTGGTTTCCCTGGAACAGCGGCTGGATTTGCTGGAACAATTGCGAGGCAGAATTGTTGGGACGCGCACGGATGCCCTGTCCGTAATGGACCTTTCCCGGAACCAGGAGTCGCAGCCAGAACGCAAACTCCTCGAGCATGTCGAAACGTCTCTCGCCATTCTTGCGCAGAGTTCCGCGGAGGATCGTGCCTTGATCCGCAAGGTCCTCGACACCATTACGAGCGGCCAGGTGTTGGACCTGAAACGTTTCGCAGGCGCGAACGCGGATTTGATTGTGGCACTCCGCACGCGCGAGGAGCTGGATGACTACACGTATCGCGTGGCCGGTTGTGTCGGCGAGTTTTGGACGAAGATCTGTTTGCAGGATCATTTTCGAGGATCGCAATTCCTCACCAACCAGGGAATTTCGCAAACTGATTACGAAATGCTGGGCGTCCGCTTCGGCAAGGGTTTGCAGCTGGTGAACATCCTTCGCGACCTGCCCGCCGACCTGCGCTCGGGGCGCTGCTATATTCCGTCCGACATGTTGCAGTTGGTTCAACTTGCACCCAGCGACTTGCTGGACCCCCAATCCGCACCCCGTTTGCGTCCCGTGTTCCATCAGCTGGTGGACGACGCCCAGGCGCATTTGGAAGCGGGATGGCGATATACAAACCTGATTCCACGATCCGAGCTTCGATTGAGACTGGCGTGCGCGTGGCCCATTTTGATTGGAATGAAGACGCTCAAGCGGTTGCGCGCCGCCAACGTGCTGGATGCCAGTCAGCGAATAAAAATCAGCCGTGCTGAAGTGCGTCAAATTCTGGTGCGATCCCTGGTCACCTATCCGCTGGCACGGTGGCGGAACCTTGCGCGTTCGATTTAGGCCCTGGCACCACGCCGCCAACGCCAATTTGGCGCTTCAAGCAATATGCCGCATTCGCCACGTATTTTTCCGCCCAATATTTCAATCCATCTCGCTCCTGCTGTGTGAGCGCCCGCGTCACCTTGGCGGGCGCGCCCAGGACCATTGATCCGGGAGGAATCCGGGTTCCCTGCGTGACAAGAGCCCGCGCGCCAATGATCGACTGCTCGCCAATAACGGCGCCATCGAGAATGATCGCCCCCATGCCCACCAGCACTTCGTCGCCAACGTGACACGCGTGCACCACGGCGGAGTGGCCAACAGTCACGTAGTTGCCGAGCATGCAGGGGAAATCATCGGCAAGGTGCAGAACGGCGTTGTCCTGGATGTTGGAGTGATGGCCCACAACGATGCGATTGATATCGCCGCGCAGCACGGCGTTGTACCAGACGCTGGAGTGATCGCCCAGTTGCACATCGCCGACAACGATGGCTCCTTTTGCAATGTAAACGTCTTTACCAAGCCGGGGCGGTTGGCAGAGGTAGGTCTGCAATTGTTCTTCAAGCTTGCACATGATTGTTCATTACACACGAGAAGCGCGTTGGAAACAAAAAACCCGCCGGTTTGACCCGGCGGGCTTAACCTCAGTTCCTCCGCCCGCCGTCTTAGAACCCAACCCGAAAAGACGGCAGGTGTTGTTTCCGACGTCAAAGTTTGAAATTTATTCAGAGTGGTTGAGAATGAAGCGGCACGTATGACGAGAAAGCCATCCAAGCGATCGCCGGCAAAACGAAAGCGTCTGCCGCGTTCGTTCAAGGAACTGACTCCTTCGAACCACTTCAATCCGCGCACGTTCTTTCATGAAATGGTTTGGAAAACCCTGCTCACGCGCAGGAAAGGAGAACATCGGCAGCCCGCATTTCCGAAATTGCAAGACGGCCAGGTCGCGATCACGTGGATCGGGCACGCGTCATTCCTGATTCAGTTCACGGATTTAAATGTGCTGGTCGATCCCAATTTCGCGAACTGGCTTTTTCTCCTGAAGCGAATCAAACGCTCGGGTTTGCGCATCGAGGATCTTCCGCCGATTGATCTGGTTCTTCTGACGCACGCCCACTTCGATCACTTTCACAAGCCATCCCTGCGGCGGCTTCCGCATCCGAAGATTGGCGTCATGCCTTGGGGCGTTGGCGACCTCGCGCTTGACCTAGGGTTTGAACGTGTAATCGAGCTCGCGTGGTGGGAAAGCTTCTCGCACACGGATTGGAAGGTGACGCTGACGCCAAGCAAGCACTGGGGCGCGCGAACGTTGCGCGATGATCATCGCGGCTACGGCGGTTTCATTTTGGAGCACCAAGGCCGCCGCATCTATCATGCGGGCGACAGCGCCTACTCGCACTGCTTTAAGGAGATCGGACGGCGCATGCCCCCGGAAATCGCCCTCCTGCCGATCGGCGCCTATTATCCAGACACGTTTCGCCGCGTCCACATGGGTCCCGACCAGGCAATGAAGGCGTTCAAGGATCTCGGCGCCCAGCAGCTGGTGCCAATGCATTACGGAACATTCCGGCTTTCATTTGAGGACATGGACGAACCGCCGCAATGGCTGATGGAATTGGCGGGCGAGCAAAAGGTCTCCGACAAGGTGCGCATCCTTGATGAAGGAGTCCCAATCGTGTTTTAAGGCGGCACAGAACGCAAAGATCAGGACGCTTCCAGGAATCCTGCGCGTCGGACCGCGGCGTTCACACCTCACGATGTCGAAAGCGGATCCGGCATGGGGCGAGTTCCAACCGTTTCGCACGTTTCCCGCTGAAGCAGGCTGACGCCCGCGGTCCGGAGGCGAATCCCTTGACGCCTCAACATTTAGTGTGTTAGAAACCGGCGTGCCACAATTAGCGGTGTAGCGTTATGCGATGTCCGAAATGCGGTTGCCAGGACGACAAAGTTGTCGATTCCAGAGCCTCCCGGGAGGGAGCGACAATCCGCCGTCGCCGTGAATGCATCGCGTGTGGGAATCGCTTCACCACCTACGAGGAGATCGAACGGGAAAACCTGATGGTCCTCAAACGTGACGGCAGGCATGAGGAGTTCTCCCGCGACAAACTTCTCTCGGGTATTCGCAAGGCATGCCAGAAACGGCCGATCAGCCCCAAGATCATCGAGGATTTGGTGGACCGGATTGTCGATGAGGTGACGAATCGCTATGAGCGGGAAATCCCTGGGGAGGTGATCGGGAAACTCGTTATGGAAGGACTTCGCCCGGTCGACGAAGTTGCCTATGTGAGATTCGCCAGTGTCTATCGCCGGTTTCAGGAAGCCACTGACTTCGTCCACGAAGTCAAAAAGCTGGAGGCTCAACAATGATTGCACTTTCAACGGACTGCCTGCTGTTCCAAACCCCCGAAGGCGAGAGCATCCCTTTTTCGGCGGAAGCCATTTCCATCGAACTGATGGGCAGCAGCTCGAAATTGTTGGATGCCGATTTCGTAAAGCAAGCGTCGCAGGCGGTGTTTCACTATTTTCGAAACGAACTCCGTCGCGAGACTGTCACGGTGGCTGAGTTCGCAGATGCGCTGGAAAAAGTGCTGCGGAGCTTCGGATACAGGGTTCACACGGAATCAGCCGAACCTGTGAGTGAAGATGAAGTCGTGCCGAAAACCGGTGCCGATCTTTGCCAGCTGGCGCAGGAATCAGCGCTCGGCGGCGAACTGTTTTTCTTCCCGCGCCTGCGGGACGAGCTGCGCGTTCAACTGCGGCAGGAGCCACGGATCGTGCGCTTTCACAGGCTGCGTCCTTGCGTGAAGCAATTGACGGGCGCCCGCAGGTGGACGCCGCGATGCCAATCGCTGGAAGCGAAGATTCTGGAGTTCCTGCGCGAATGTCTCAGCGCGGAAACCCCGCACCTCGAGTGCGCCTTGTTGGTCGATTAGCCGCACAAGGCGCCGACCTCCAAAGACGCGGTCGAGCGCGTTGCGCCACCTTCGCCACCTTCCCCGTGATTGCTCTCCGGCCGACCTGCGCTAAGTTGCTTGCGGTCAGGCGTCTGCAGTGCTTTGAATTTCAGGGGCAAAGCGGCGTCCAACGTTCGTTGTGAAAAGAATCAAGCTACTAACGGCGGTTTGTCTGTTGAGCCTCGGCCCAAGTGCATATGCGGGCGGCCCTGGCCATCGGCATTGGGGGCACGGGCACCGTCACCACCGGCATCACTCACATTCCTCGTTTTCGGTTCACTTCGGCTACCCGGCCTATCGGCATTATTCCTATTATCCGGCATACGCTTATCCCGTGTCGCCCGCGTACACATACAGCTACGCCTACCCGGATTATTCTTACAGCCGCCCAAACTATGCGGTCGCGGGAACGCTGCTGGGCGCGCTTGCAGGCGGGATAATCGGCCACAACGTGCATCGCCAGGGTTGGGAAGGCGCCGGTATTGGCGCAGCCGCGGGACTCGTCCTGGGCGGAGTCGCGGAAAGCCGGGCTCGTGCGCGCGAACGCGACCTCCAGTCCGCGCCCTCTGTTTCATACAGCGTTCCCGACGCGCAAACGATAAACGACGCGCCCACAGTTCCGGCCGCACCTCGGATCCAGAGCGCTCCCGCTTATGCGCCGGCGGGATCCATGACCAGTGCGAACAGCCTCTTCGGCCGGTGATCGGGCCCACTCCTCGAATCCAAGTTTATGATCAAATATTGTTCCTACTTGCTTCCACTGGCCATTGCCGCAATTGCCACTGGCTGTGCTTCCACTGGTGTCAAGAATCCATCCGGCGTCCCGGTAACCGAGATGCGTCCGGACGAACGCGGATTCGTCGCGGGCACGGGCGTGGAATCCCAGGATCTGGTCATGGTGACCGACAAGATGGCCCGCAGCATTCTGGGCATTCCCCAGATCGCCAATGCGCAGGGCACGCCACGCGTCGTTTTGGATCCCGTGAAGAACGAAACGCGTTTCCCAATCAACAAGGACATTTTCCTGACGCGCATCCGAGTGCAATTGAACAGCAAGGCGCAAGGCAAGGTGCTCTTCCTCGCACGTGATCGCATGCAGGCGCTGGAACGGGAGCGCGCTATGAAACAGTCGGGACAAGTGACCGCCAGCGCGGATCCCAACCTGGTTGAATTCCGTGGGGCCGACTTTTTCCTCACGGGCACGCTCCAGGGCCTCTCGACCCGCACCACGGCAGGCACGAGCGATTATATCCTCTATAGCTTCCAGCTGATCGATGCCCGCACGTCGGACATCGTTTGGGAAGACGCCGCGGAGATTAAGAAGCAGGGTCTCGAGGACGCGGCGTATCGTTGAACATTTCGCGTTTGAACCGAACAGCGCCGGGCCAAGGCCTGGCGCTTCTTTTATGAGCGGCAACATTGCACGTCAAGGAAGCGAACCCAGCGGGATCGCTCGTCTGCCGATCCGCAGGTTGTTCATTGCGGCAATTGCCGCAGGCTTGCTCACGGGTTGTGCCACGACACGAGAGCCCGCGATTGTGCTGACGGGCAATCTGATGGTGGACGGCCCGAATGCGATCGAACGCGGACCCGCCAAGGACAAGGTTCTCTGGCAGTATCGCACCGCCGCCGCCGCCATGCGTCGCGGCGAATTCGAGCTGGCGAAACGCTACCTTGACGACGCTCTGCTCACTCTCGGCGGCATTTACGGTCGCGACAAATCCGCCCGAAAGGCGCGCGGATATTTCAACGAGGAATCCAGGAAGACTTTCATCGGCGAACCTTACGAACGGGTAATGGCGTATTTCTATCGCGGTGTTCTCTATTGGATGGATGGCGAGCCCGACAATGCGCGCGCTTGTTTCCGCACGGCTCAACTCGAGGATTCTGGAACTGAGGAGCAATCGTTTGCGGCAGACTATGCGATCCTCGATTACCTGGATGGCCTCGCGTCAGTGAAACTGGGAGGCGACGGATCTGATTCCCTGCAGCGCGCCGAAAAGGCATCGAAGCTTTCCAGGCTCCCGCCCTACAATCCGGCTGCCAACGTGCTTTTCCTGATTGAGTATGGGCGCGGTCCCGCGAAATACGGCGGGGGCGAATACGGCGAGCAACTTCGTTTTCGGGAAACACCTTCGCCCGTGCGCCTGGCCAAAGTCACAGTTGGCGAACAGCTTCTCTCGGCAGGCGCGTGCGACGACTTGTTTTATCAGGCAACGACTCGCGGGGGGCGCCTCATGGATCATGTCCTCGGCAACAAGGCCGTCTTCAAGTCCACCACGGGCGCCATTGGCGATGTGGGAATCATTGGCGGCGCCGTGATGGCGACGCAGCGCGGGCGCAACAGTGTGGCCGATGAGGTTGGCCTGGGCCTGCTTGCCGCAGGCGTACTCAGCAAGCTTGTTTCTTCCGCCACAACGCCTGAGGCGGACGTGCGGGCGTGGGACAATCTTCCCCGCTTTTTAACGTTTGCTCATCTGCAACTCCCGCCCGGCATTCACTCTGCCACGATTGAATTTCAGGACGGAGCCGGTCGTCCCTTAACCCAATTAACAAAGTCGTTCACGATCAACGTTCCGGAAACCGGCGACAAAGTGGTGTTTGTGAGCGATCAATCGGTAACTCCCCAGACTTTATGAAACGAACTCTGTTTTCTCTCGGCGGCGCGGCCTTGCTCCTCACTGGATGCGAAACGGCAGTCGTGGATCGAGGTGCCTACCTGCCGATCAACACCACGGTAAACGATCGCGAGAATCGCGCAGGCCTCGTGCTCCTCGATGAACGCGTGCGCAACTCTGTCACCTGCCCGGGAATCCAGGAAACACGGATGCCCGACGGACGCCTGCAGGTCGCGGCTCAATTGCGGAACCGGGAAAGCAGGCGGATCCAGGTTCAGGTCAATTGCGAGTTCAAGGATGCCCAGGGTTTTGTCATCGATGCCACATCTTACGAGAACGTTTTTTTTGACGAGAATTCTCAGGAGGCCGTGAAGTTTGTTTCCATGAACAACCAGGCGGCGCGTTATACCATTCGCATCCGCCAGGCCCGCTGAAGAGGATTTTTATTATGAGAGCGCAAGCATGCTTCGGGCTTCTCACCTTAGTCGCAGCAGTCATCCCAGCCGTCGCACAAAAGGGCGCGCCGGCAGCCTCGGCGTCAACACCTCGTTCCAGCGAAGGCGACCCGCCGCCACGCGTTTGGCAGGATCCCAATTACCGCAATCCCTGGGCCGCAAGCAACCAAACCGTGCCAGCGGGACAGATTTATGTTTACGATCAACGCCCGCTCGGAGGACGCGCGCCGCTGGTTCAACAGGAGCAGGCGCAGGCGACGATCGATCGCTTCAAGGAAGGATACGCAAAGCTGGGCAGCCCGCGCATGCTGATCTACGTAAACCGCG
The nucleotide sequence above comes from Verrucomicrobiia bacterium. Encoded proteins:
- the argH gene encoding argininosuccinate lyase, which produces MKKSSPVSRSGRFSGGPASDVAQFTESISFDWRLWRYDILGSLAHANMLKSIGILTGEELAAISRGLDAIAREIESGTFKWKPELEDVHMNIEAELTRRVPAGAKLHTGRSRNDQVALDIRLWLRDQLLQLVGELKSLQTALVQLGDDNRSVIIPGYTHLQRAQPVYFAHHLLAYVEMFDRDVDRLSGCFSRLNVCPLGAGALAGSTLPLDRALVAVTLGFVDNKGKPRISQNSMDAVSDRDFAVEFCAHAALLAVHMSRLAEDLILWASSEFSFIRISDAYTTGSSLMPQKKNPDIAELTRGKSGRVIGNLVSLLTLLKGLPMTYNRDLQEDKERLFDSVDTVRATVRIVAAMLGNIEVDARACRAAAADSTLLATDLADYLVRKGMPFRQAHHAVGALVALAEKSGKPLNALSLQEYQSVDALFEADVLKSFDLDKAMTRRELTGAPGSKEVARQIAAWRKRLS
- a CDS encoding penicillin-binding protein activator LpoB, producing MIKYCSYLLPLAIAAIATGCASTGVKNPSGVPVTEMRPDERGFVAGTGVESQDLVMVTDKMARSILGIPQIANAQGTPRVVLDPVKNETRFPINKDIFLTRIRVQLNSKAQGKVLFLARDRMQALERERAMKQSGQVTASADPNLVEFRGADFFLTGTLQGLSTRTTAGTSDYILYSFQLIDARTSDIVWEDAAEIKKQGLEDAAYR
- a CDS encoding gamma carbonic anhydrase family protein; the protein is MCKLEEQLQTYLCQPPRLGKDVYIAKGAIVVGDVQLGDHSSVWYNAVLRGDINRIVVGHHSNIQDNAVLHLADDFPCMLGNYVTVGHSAVVHACHVGDEVLVGMGAIILDGAVIGEQSIIGARALVTQGTRIPPGSMVLGAPAKVTRALTQQERDGLKYWAEKYVANAAYCLKRQIGVGGVVPGPKSNAQGSATVPADR
- the nrdR gene encoding transcriptional regulator NrdR, giving the protein MRCPKCGCQDDKVVDSRASREGATIRRRRECIACGNRFTTYEEIERENLMVLKRDGRHEEFSRDKLLSGIRKACQKRPISPKIIEDLVDRIVDEVTNRYEREIPGEVIGKLVMEGLRPVDEVAYVRFASVYRRFQEATDFVHEVKKLEAQQ
- a CDS encoding phytoene/squalene synthase family protein; translated protein: MLTNLLEQVSRSFYLTLRVLPSDIRPQIGLAYLLARTTDTVADTTLVSLEQRLDLLEQLRGRIVGTRTDALSVMDLSRNQESQPERKLLEHVETSLAILAQSSAEDRALIRKVLDTITSGQVLDLKRFAGANADLIVALRTREELDDYTYRVAGCVGEFWTKICLQDHFRGSQFLTNQGISQTDYEMLGVRFGKGLQLVNILRDLPADLRSGRCYIPSDMLQLVQLAPSDLLDPQSAPRLRPVFHQLVDDAQAHLEAGWRYTNLIPRSELRLRLACAWPILIGMKTLKRLRAANVLDASQRIKISRAEVRQILVRSLVTYPLARWRNLARSI
- a CDS encoding MBL fold metallo-hydrolase, yielding MTRKPSKRSPAKRKRLPRSFKELTPSNHFNPRTFFHEMVWKTLLTRRKGEHRQPAFPKLQDGQVAITWIGHASFLIQFTDLNVLVDPNFANWLFLLKRIKRSGLRIEDLPPIDLVLLTHAHFDHFHKPSLRRLPHPKIGVMPWGVGDLALDLGFERVIELAWWESFSHTDWKVTLTPSKHWGARTLRDDHRGYGGFILEHQGRRIYHAGDSAYSHCFKEIGRRMPPEIALLPIGAYYPDTFRRVHMGPDQAMKAFKDLGAQQLVPMHYGTFRLSFEDMDEPPQWLMELAGEQKVSDKVRILDEGVPIVF
- a CDS encoding DUF1425 domain-containing protein, with amino-acid sequence MKRTLFSLGGAALLLTGCETAVVDRGAYLPINTTVNDRENRAGLVLLDERVRNSVTCPGIQETRMPDGRLQVAAQLRNRESRRIQVQVNCEFKDAQGFVIDATSYENVFFDENSQEAVKFVSMNNQAARYTIRIRQAR
- a CDS encoding YMGG-like glycine zipper-containing protein; amino-acid sequence: MKRIKLLTAVCLLSLGPSAYAGGPGHRHWGHGHRHHRHHSHSSFSVHFGYPAYRHYSYYPAYAYPVSPAYTYSYAYPDYSYSRPNYAVAGTLLGALAGGIIGHNVHRQGWEGAGIGAAAGLVLGGVAESRARARERDLQSAPSVSYSVPDAQTINDAPTVPAAPRIQSAPAYAPAGSMTSANSLFGR